Below is a window of Desulfurococcus amylolyticus Z-533 DNA.
GGGATTTAAGGAATAGATTCATGCATGTCACCCTATTCCTGTCTCCGGTGAGCCCGTGCTCCGGGTACTTGAGGATCCTGTAGCCTTCTCGAAACACTTGGGATGAGGAGTCGAGGCTGGTTTGAGAAGATGAAACATCTACATGGCAAAAATTATACAATAATATAATAATAGCAGAAGAACAACATCAAACAATATAAACCAACATCAACAACTATAAACATATAAAAACAAAAACAATTCATGAGGGCTCTCACTCTAATGGTGGGTGTCTTGAGTAGTAGTGAAAACCATGAATCACCGGGCGTCGAGAAGAAGCCTAATTGGCAACTCTTAAAGGAGTCGGCTGAGGAATTATATAGGGCTGGAAAGATATATTTTACACGTAAGGAGCTTGTTGATAAGGCAAGGGAGAAGGATCCCTCAAGGTCTGAGATGAGCTTGGATTTCGAAATAGATCTTGTCACAGTTAACAGTAGTAGTAAGGATAGATATAAGGACCCCGAGAAACTATTCCTCTACAGGGTTGATAGGGGAAGATATACGCTTTACAGTCCTGAGGAACATGGCGAGCTAGAGAAGTATATTGGGATAAAGAAGGT
It encodes the following:
- a CDS encoding DUF7669 domain-containing protein: MRALTLMVGVLSSSENHESPGVEKKPNWQLLKESAEELYRAGKIYFTRKELVDKAREKDPSRSEMSLDFEIDLVTVNSSSKDRYKDPEKLFLYRVDRGRYTLYSPEEHGELEKYIGIKKVSPARKHLIEEVVSELEKMGYDASENRYAKPLQPDIVAEKGDEVVGVWVIDPGTPLSDQYKMLAYAIGSSLLNREYSEYIVVVPGELLKRVTKDLIDTLDRFKIRFATVREERRYTLQL